Below is a window of Nerophis lumbriciformis linkage group LG20, RoL_Nlum_v2.1, whole genome shotgun sequence DNA.
cacccaccccccacctcccgaatttggaggtctcaaggttggcaagtatgtataaatgtatacttgatgacagttaatatttattgGACAAACTGTGTcaaaaacaaagtaaataaaatgatCATTGCAGTTGTTCAGAAAGTGGATCACATTTCTTGCATTTAATATCTAAAAAAGTTCTCTACTTCTTAACTACAGACTTATTTGAGATAGAtattatcttttttagttttacgaTGTATTTCAATATTGACTTTTTTCCCCACTGTTAGTTTGTAATAATCCAAATGTCCATGGAAGCAGATGTTTTCTACTTTCTGTGATTCTAGCTGAACTTTTCTGAGTCTATGAcaagtcatgtaaacattgatccatcattctggcaaggcactaaatgaatggccatgaaacactacacactagggttgtccccataccaatcatTTAGTACCGCTACTAAATGTATAGATACTTTTACAAATAAAAGGAactacgaaaaatgtcaatattggctttattttaacagaacatcttacactacattaaacactcacagtcaaagaacaattttacaaggttaaaatataaattaaaaggcattaaacacattgggcttctcctgttgcactcaaagaacaatttacaattttccatattacatatagtctgctataatcaattatagattagaatagaacaaagttttactgacattatatAAAGTTATTCTTAATTTATgtttgccactcctggtctgtgctttaataaaaatacaattattaattaagtactaaaaacaaaactatgaatacatgtacacagataagccatgtagcaggtaaaacacatttattaaagacaaaacacaaatggtaggaatttgttacaaaatgtagtcatttcacttgcattagttgactgctaattgggcagttttaactgtgctaatatttggcatcaagccaagcagctgtgtgcgcgtctacgtatctacaaaccccaaaagcagtgaagttggcacgttgtgtaaatggtaaataaaaacagaatacaatgatttgcaaatccctttcaatctatattcaattgaatagactgcaaagacaatatatttaaccttcaaactggaaaactttgttattttttgcaaatattagctcatttagaatttgatgcctgcaacatgtttcaaaaaagttggcacaagtggcaaaaaaatcccacagttgaacaggctaattgggaacaggtgggtgccatgattgggtgtaaaagcagcttccatgaaatgctcagttgttcacaaacaaggatggggggagggtcaccactttgagaacaaatatgtgagcaaattgttgaacagtttaagaacaacattgctcaaccagctattgcagagaatttagggatgtcaccatctaaggtctataatatcatcaaaagtttcagagaatctggagaaatcactgcacgtgacattgaatgcccgtgaccttggatccttcaggcggtactgcatcaaaaactgacattagTGTGTacaagatatcaccacatgggctcaggaacacttcagaaaaccactgtcagtcactacagttGTAAGCACAgtgtgtaagtgtaagttaaaactctactatgcacagcaaaagccatttgtcaacaacacccagaaacgccgccagcttcgctgggcccgagctcatctaggatggactgatgcaaagtgtaaaagtgttctgtggtctgacgagtccacatttcaaattggttttggaaactgtggacgtcgaacaaagaggaaaagaaccatccggattgttcttggcgcaaagttgaatagccagcatgtgtgatggtatgggggtgtattagtgcccaaggcatgggtaacttacacatctgtgaaggcaccattaatgctgaaaggtacatagaggttttggagcaacattttttgccttccaagcaacgttatcatggacgcccctgcttatttcagcaagacaatgccaagccatgtgttgtaacagtgtggctttgtagtaaaagagtgtggttactagactggcctgcctgtggtccagacctgtctcccattgaaaatgtgtggcgcattatgaagcctaaaataccacaacgtagacccccggactgttgaacaacttaagctgtatatcaagcaagaacgggatagaattccacctgaaaagcttcaaaaatgtgtctcttcagttcccaaacctttactcagtgttgttaaaaggaaaggccatgcaacacactggtaaaaatgcccctgtgacaacttttttgcaatgtgttgctgccattaaattctgattttatgattatttgcacagaaaaaatagtttctcagttcggacatgaaatatcttgtctttgcagtctattcaatagaatataagttgaaaaggatttgtaaatcattgtattctctttttatttaccatttacacaacgtgccaacttcactggttttggcttttgtacatgtgcacagcaggggagctggttaacttatgagagtagtatgtgtgtttgtgagaatgtcaacgtgttgtctgagggacgtcagtgagtgagcgggcgagtaaagagagagcagcaggacaggtgtaacaactacattatacctgtcactatttaaactccttgtgcagatctgaatgcttattatttaaatgttgacctaagtctgaagcaaaggtggtaatactaatcaccACATCTggtgaggcgtgttttaaagcagctgttgtgagagtagtgtatgtgtgtgtgtgtgcacctttaAGAGTGGCAGTATGTGGGCTGAGtcagtgagtgggcgagtaaggagaggtagtggtagcatgtgcaggagtgttaatagcatggtggatgtccggttgtgccctgtggaaataataaataaagtgaacaagttgtaactaatcgacggcctcgtccttccgaccaaagagcggagctttatggacccagtgttacccccgacacaacatgggccctggagggaacgtctcccctgcgctcctcgaccacggtctgggagcccacGAACAGGAAAGGTGTAAAGCAACCCTTGCAGAGCGGCGGCTCCctgtttaaagtgtcacctttattgttagtttagaagcccaaatacctccatattgcacttcacgcaccctctttattaaccagtagaattgtcctttgttgcctttcctcctctccaccatgttattgcttgtatgcactttgtgtgtgcgttttgacacactcaacatcatgcgcctcggctctgtagtcaccatcatttcattcagatgaaagaacggtaccggtacttttcaaaggtggtatagtaccgatttcaattgattagtaccaggatgctttattagtagcagtatactgtacaaccctactacacacacatacagtacatagaagaaattgtgtttttgttgtttgtgtcttgcagacgtccagcagctgatcggtaatccagaagaagtttcccctcagttaggggggagctccactttgaagcaggagactccacaaccaccctgcattaaaaaggaagaggaggaactctgcatcactcaggagggagagtgtcttctaggacgagaggaagctgatgacaccaagtttccactgagtattctctctgtgaagactgaagatgatgaagagaaaccacaagtagacaacctcttagctccactatcagatagtgaggctgaagacgaggttgaagaacctttgagcagagataaagactgtgaaggtgatatgaggactcacactgacaacaaacactctgaatgctctacaaagaagagaggtaaaacatgtttgagctgTTCAATTTGTGCTGAAAGTTTTATTTTAAAGAGGCAATTAAatcaacacatgaaaacacacacaggtgaaaaaccatttaattgttcagtttgtggcaaaggctTTTCTAAAAATGTCcacttgactcaacacatgagaacacacacaggagaaacaaGATTgaagtgttcagtttgtggcaaaagcttttataAAAATtgccatttgactcaacacatgagaacacacacaggtgaaaaaccatttaattgttcagtttgtgacaaaagcttttctcaaaatcaacatgtgactaaacacatgagaacacacacaggtgaaaaaccatttaactgtTCAATTTGTGGTGAAAACTTTTCTATTAAGAAacgtttgactgaacacatgagaacacacacaggtgaaaaaccatttagttgttcagtgtgctgtaaaaggttcaCACATAATACAGacgcagtaaaacacacaagaacacacaagggaaaataaccagttagttgtttagtttgtggtatgttgctcatatgtggtgacatccaccctacccaggacctcctcactgcttctttcacaaatatctgaggtattcatacaaacttggatGATTTGGAGCATAAGCTTATCcactcatgaccccatgtcttctctgtatctgaaaccttcctgaacagtaagatagatgatgcttcaaatgcttggttactccttcttcagtccagggatctggggcctcatgtgtcaagtttgtgcacgctcagaaacctgcactacaccctttttcactgcaaagttgaCATGTATCAAAGCTGACATAATTAAAAtgcagcatgagacactgcacactgatatagttctgtgaaaatgattgtcttctgtgcaaatgtaaagaaagtgaacagtgtgtgatttactgcaatactgtcagtctttgaactttttatttgtgctttgttgaaattgttcacacattgcacagcttttatttttctatcaatacacattatgtctagaagacaggaagtaactcaacacttttgaatagtttctacctcagtttgtatggtttgttgagttagcacaggattaatatgtggaaatgacaaatgaggtagttgatacatagaatagtttttattcatgctttatttagttttttgttcaatcctagattggttgtgacttaaagtttaatagaaacactgagattaagtctaaattcattgtgttttttaaggtgtttttgaaaatgccaatttttttcctctaaatgtttaactaacttgaagtgttttgtcaagatgattatttgtgatatttacattttcagaatgtgtttgttctatttttggccaaagtaaaataaagaaaacaatctgaagttgtcgtagtcgtatttttaagttatcatgccatgattataCCCGtccctgtcagagtttgtaggtgccgaaccccaagatgcagagaaggcggaaggcattgtgtggaaaaacaagatttaatgtttataaaataaaggaaaaaacacaaaccaggaactaggaacaggaaaccggatgccagggaaacaagaactggaagacgaggaacaaaaagacagcagactacaaacagctacagaatatagcttaccgctaccgcatccagctacactgacaacgacaagtagaaatgacaataatccagcagtgactggaggagaaggcaggtttaaatagcagctggctgattgacaccaggtgtggccaggtgccaatcagccacagctgaggggacacagcactcagggagacaagtaggaaataaccaaaataagagcgccgacaggaaataaagacaaagaggaaaaactcaaaacataactaaactgtcagtgacaaacttaACAGTAGCCCCCCCCTTCCcacaacggataccagacgttctagggaaccccccccccccaaaaaaacagtccaaagtcacgggagggcggagggaggacaaggcggtgggccgccaggccaagtgttcccgcaaccagcggggaagagtcaggtggcgacggcgagttgaacgccaccgcaattggcgaggcggtcgcccatggaacgaccacatccgtggtcgacgaaagggtggtggcgccctctgctggcccaccggggaggagggtggtggcgccctctgctggcccaccggggaggagggtggtggcgccctctgctggcccaccggggaggagggtggtggcgccctctgctggcccaccggggaggagggtggtggcgccctctgttgcagacccaccgaagatgatggcgccgttggttgcagacccaccggagatgatggcgccgttggttgcagacccaccggagatgatggcgccgttggttgcagacccaccggagatgatagtggcgtctgctggcccaccggactgcatggtggtgtctgctggcccaccggagaggatggcgccgtctgttgcagacccaccggagatgatggcgccattggttgcagacccaccggagatgatggtggcgtctgccggtccaccggactgcatggtggcgtctgctggtccaccggagaggatggcgccgtctgttgcatacccactggggtgaggagtagctgtgcctccccagctgcacagctactcatagtcccccccctcaagggacggatccaagacgtcccacgagaagccaacacaggacagggatgggtgggagggatcacaaaaagaggcaaagcttttttttgattCGGCCATCAGCGATAAAGCTTTGTTAAGTCTCTCTGCCAAAGAAATCTCTGCGGGTTTTGTTTTAGGCTGGATTATTCTGTCAGgagttgtaggtgacgaaccccaagatgcagagatggcggcaggcattgagcgggaaaacataatttaatgtccatgaaataaagacaaaaaacacaaaccaggaactaggaggacaaactggaaacagggaacagggatccagcaaacagggactaggaacaaaaagacagtaagctacaaacagctacagaatatagcttaccgctactgcatacagctacactgacatcgacacgacaggtaggaacgactataatccagcagtgactggaggagaaggcaggtttaaatagcagctggctgattgacaccaggtgtggccaggtgccaatcagccacagctgaggggacacagcactcagggagacaagtaggaaataaccaaaataagagcgccgacaggaaataaagacaaagaggaaaaactcaaaacataactaaactgtcagtgacaaacctgacagtcccg
It encodes the following:
- the LOC133619237 gene encoding uncharacterized protein; this encodes MDDYCYAKMATSAKREHERESTSSKSPTEIKTKDEDVQQLIGNPEEVSPQLGGSSTLKQETPQPPCIKKEEEELCITQEGECLLGREEADDTKFPLSILSVKTEDDEEKPQVDNLLAPLSDSEAEDEVEEPLSRDKDCEGDMRTHTDNKHSECSTKKRGKTCLSCSICAESFILKRQLNQHMKTHTGEKPFNCSVCGKGFSKNVHLTQHMRTHTGETRLKCSVCGKSFYKNCHLTQHMRTHTGEKPFNCSVCDKSFSQNQHVTKHMRTHTGEKPFNCSICGENFSIKKRLTEHMRTHTGEKPFSCSVCCKRFTHNTDAVKHTRTHKGK